A section of the Paralichthys olivaceus isolate ysfri-2021 chromosome 14, ASM2471397v2, whole genome shotgun sequence genome encodes:
- the slf2 gene encoding SMC5-SMC6 complex localization factor protein 2 isoform X1, which yields MRKTTENHRNSRTLAGYMSPRSKVKDLPLQQRSLPHDTSFHLETPMNPSQMPNQLSQPLPKRVLSRQSPGLFQRDRLGPHQHSSHHLGQIHPSDSPVNVGNPTNWPHHMSKDRLGPPQHSAQPPGPFCTSHCEPVSPSDIDMSLNSPQPSPPGIFHHASPQFMTDISNYTLSLHIRREELSEAKARLSHSGNKNVIKYQESNKAQSSDMRSPVPTAQLHMRQVTPSLNTRAAREVNPQPLSDSEPRSPAYSHSTPHGYQPSQNTHSTERSSCSNLPITHSPAAPCQDQQHKETPSSEKLIPGVNCSSQKRRREFEDCDNNAKKLCHLGGKSGKAQTPKPTVNNSVRTLPVSPSKHSSAIELPCETRDNHQRSESSKFKTTQSSCASLSLKPCLKGRPSIGAKQAYISSTQDQILKLKEFTSPSLPIEESFKKRAEENNRKTKLRFSLSAEVPQRLSHSLSHEHSNSVSPVKTESRKTDSIPPKLASNPNSCNGRTVERNKIARPRRPVVIPVDTDELFAPDPMTYVVSAAHKSAKPKKEGGTIKSPTSEKSCSSSTAVTGPMCRKTPESSFTHAEDTKISSSAGNTHFVSPTVTLERLKLENAISFCSKDRELKNGCITSSGRRLKEESVKSGGKRSLKADTTASERTQVSHGSQSPSLERQESEKNRKQENEEDAVDVELDLDLSFSLDLDVTQSSHGSEEGSLLSLQEMMKHVTKLPDTPEKGAFSEPSTPGHHSSQLKSPLPSSTKPGVYKNNLDQMLKEINTNKKAKDIEVQLLTACQEDLLRIAEYETEEKLEEGISTEQQEFLQRYSLTSSAIRDVPPGEPVFNMEKFGQIFNQDTLQLRQCMVTPEGTTKNTLLWSSPAQLRLHVMIGLFQEAYNCCSPCPAQITRFLFKMMSVHSERLVSKKILQALCDIACTAVNQIVKNESQQFKVWVPSLADVTLVLMNMGVAFVTLFPFENLQPPFTEGDLLEDISIQCDSASSNEEQRTVPEHNYNNILKYLSFCFGLNPRAYSDDELLLLLTVLGKVCLDTQLILQSSVELFSLQYKIVNNIRDWDTMLPRICLALTDLTKDHHNMCLLVQLLPDNTRGRQLRQHLSLSMISKLLDGKCTSRPGGKQFKLSMLRRYLPSMQPSALLRSMLSSYSMTQNDKVDMATLDQQSYYLCYSLLTLTNEASNFQFFPAHQKGQLLSLCSELETHIKCDIRESEKCLYRSKVKDLVARIDTKWQMVLQKIKPLHGKLYDYWQPPSVDTMVSSQEEHDSGDGEGVVILENKQVEETNEAEENEVLIIAEEEQNIVLGETHGETEGPDPMDVKNKTEEAIGSLPRELNQEIEVDNLVHTRPT from the exons ATgagaaaaactacagaaaaccACAGGAACTCTCG GACACTTGCAGGATACATGTCCCCGAGGAGTAAAG TGAAGGACCTCCCACTCCAACAACGTTCCCTACCCCATGACACGTCTTTTCACCTGGAGACTCCAATGAACCCCTCTCAGATGCCTAACCAGCTTTCTCAACCACTACCCAAGAGAGTGTTGTCACGTCAGAGCCCTGGGCTGTTCCAAAGGGACAGATTGGGTCCACATCAGCATTCTTCTCATCACCTGGGACAAATCCATCCATCAGACAGCCCAGTTAATGTTGGAAACCCAACAAATTGGCCCCATCACATGTCAAAGGACCGACTGGGTCCACCACAGCACTCTGCTCAACCCCCCGGGCCCTTCTGCACATCACATTGTGAGCCAGTCAGCCCATCTGACATTGACATGTCATTGAATAGCCCACAGCCCTCGCCTCCTGGTATCTTTCACCATGCTTCCCCTCAGTTTATGACAGATATAAGCAATTACACGTTGTCCTTACACATCAGGAGAGAGGAATTATCTGAAGCCAAGGCCAGGTTGTCTCATTCAGGAAACAAAAACGTCATCAAGTATCAAGAATCAAACAAG GCTCAATCCAGTGACATGAGGAGTCCCGTACCAACTGCCCAGCTGCACATGCGCCAGGTGACCCCATCACTCAACACCAGAGCAGCTCGTGAAGTTAACCCACAGCCCCTCTCAGACTCAGAGCCCCGGAGTCCTGCTTACAGCCACTCGACTCCACATGGCTACCAGCCTTCTCAGAATACCCACTCTACTGAGAGAAGTAGTTGTTCCAATCTGCCCATCACGCACAGCCCTGCAGCCCCTTGCCAG GACCAGCAACATAAAGAAACGCCTTCAAGTGAAAAGTTGATTCCAG GAGTCAACTGCTCATCACAGAAGAGGCGCAGAGAGTTTGAGGACTGTGACAACAATGCCAAGAAACTGTGTCATCTGGGTGGAAAATCTGGAAAAGCACAGACTCCAAAACCAACCGTTAACAACTCAGTCAGAACTTTACCAGTGTCTCCATCGAAGCATTCTTCAGCCATAGAACTGCCATGTGAAACACGAGATAACCATCAGCGCTCAGAGTCTTCCAAATTTAAAACTACCCAGTCATCCTGTGCATCACTGTCACTCAAACCTTGTCTTAAGGGACGACCCTCAATCGGGGCAAAGCAGGCATATATAAGTTCCACTCAGGATCAAATTCTGAAGTTAAAAGAATTTACGTCGCCTTCACTGCCCATtgaagaaagttttaaaaaaagagcagaggaaaacaatagAAAGACTAAATTGCGCTTTTCATTGTCCGCTGAGGTTCCCCAAAGGCTCTCTCATAGTTTATCTCATGAGCACAGCAACTCAGTTTCACCAGTCAAGACAGAGAGCAGAAAGACGGACAGTATCCCTCCCAAATTAGCAtcaaacccaaattcatgtaaTGGTCGCACAGTAGAACGAAATAAAATTGCCCGCCCGCGAAGACCTGTTGTAATCCCTGTTGATACAGATGAGCTCTTCGCCCCAGATCCCATGACTTACGTAGTCAGTGCTGCTCATAAGAGTGCAAAGCCCAAGAAAGAGGGGGGAACGATTAAATCACCTACCTCAGAGAAAAGTTGTTCATCCAGCACTGCAGTAACTGGACCCATGTGTCGCAAAACTCCAGAAAGTAGTTTTACTCATGCAGAGGACACTAAAATCTCTTCTTCGGCAGGTAACACACACTTTGTCTCGCCCACTGTAACTTTAGAACGATTAAAACTTGAAAATGCGATCTCCTTTTGTTCTAAAGATAGGGAACTCAAAAATGGTTGTATCACCTCCTCAGGTAGGAGGCTCAAAGAAGAGTCTGTTAAATCTGGTGGGAAACGCAGCTTAAAGGCTGACACTACTGCTTCCGAACGAACGCAGGTTTCCCATGGTTCTCAGTCTCCATCACTGGAGAGGCAGGAAAGTGAGAAGAATAGAAAGCAGGAAAATGAAGAGGACGCCGTAGATGTGGAACTGGACCTCGACCTGAGCTTTTCATTAGATCTGGATGTAACCCAGAGCTCTCATGGCAGTGAGGAGGGGTCACTGCTGTCCTTGCAGGAGATGATGAAGCATGTCACCAAGCTTCCAGATACACCAGAGAAGGGAGCCTTCTCAGAGCCGAGTACACCTGGACATCACAGCAGCCAGTTAAAATCT CCATTACCATCCTCCACAAAGCCAGGTGTCTACAAAAACAATCTCGATCAAATGCTGAAGGAAATAAACACCAATAAAAA AGCGAAAGACATTGAGGTACAGCTTCTGACTGCATGTCAAGAGGACCTATTGCGAATAGCTGAATATGAGACCGAGGAGAAACTGGAAGAGGGCATCTCCACTGAACAACA GGAATTTCTGCAGCGCTACTCGCTGACGTCGAGTGCAATCAGGGATGTGCCCCCTGGAGAACCGGTGTTCAACATGGAGAAATTTGGTCAAATCTTCAACCAGGACACACTGCAGCTCCGACAATGCATGGTGACTCCGGAGGGGACAACAAAGAACACACTTCTATG GTCCAGTCCTGCTCAACTGAGGTTGCATGTGATGATTGGATTGTTCCAAGAAGCTTACAACTGTTGCTCACCCTGTCCAGCTCAGATTACCCGTTTCCTGTTCAAG ATGATGTCTGTCCATAGTGAGAGGCTGGTATCCAAAAAGATACTGCAGGCTCTCTGTGATATCGCCTGCACTGCTGTTAATCAGATAG TGAAAAATGAAAGCCAGCAGTTTAAAGTGTGGGTTCCCAGTTTGGCTGATGTGACACTGGTCCTAATGAATATGGGAGTTGCTTTTGTGACTCTCTTCCCATTTGAGAATCTGCAACCTCCATTTACAGAAGGAGATTTGCT gGAGGACATTTCTATCCAATGTGACAGTGCTTCCAGCAACGAGGAACAGAGAACTGTCCCCgaacacaactacaacaacatcTTGAAG TACTTGTCTTTCTGTTTCGGCCTGAATCCACGGGCGTACAGCGACGACGAGCTGCTCCTGCTGTTAACTGTGCTGGGAAAGGTGTGCCTCGACACACAGCTCATCCTCCAGTCCAGTGTGGAGCTGTTTTCTCTACAGTATAAAATTGTCAACAACATCAGGGACTGGGACACTATG CTGCCCAGAATCTGCCTGGCCCTTACTGATCTGactaaagaccaccacaacatGTGTCTGCTCGTCCAACTGCTGCCTGACAACACACGTGGGAG GCAGCTGCGTCAACATCTGAGCCTGTCTATGATCTCTAAGCTGCTGGATGGAAAATGCACCTCCAGACCTGGAGGAAAACAATTTAAG CTCTCCATGCTGAGGCGATACCTTCCCTCTATGCAACCATCAGCCCTACTCCGAAGCATGCTGAGCTCCTACAGCATGACTCAGAACGATAAGGTGGACATGGCCACACTTGACCAACAG TCCTACTACCTCTGCTATAGCCTTCTGACATTGACGAATGAAGCTTCCAACTTTCAGTTCTTCCCAGCCCATCAGAAG GGGCAGCTCCTCTCCCTGTGCTCTGAGCTTGAAACGCATATTAAGTGTGACatcagagagagcgagaaatgTCTTTACCGGAGCAAA GTAAAGGATCTAGTGGCCAGGATCGACACCAAGTGGCAGATGGTGCTTCAGAAGATCAAGCCTCTCCAT GGCAAGCTGTATGATTACTGGCAACCTCCTTCTGTGGATACAATGGTCAGTAGCCAAGAAGAGCACGacagtggtgatggagagggAGTTGTGATTTTGGAGAATAAACAAGTGGAAGAAACCAATGAAGCTGAAGAGAATGAGGTCCTAATAATcgctgaggaggagcagaacaTTGTACTTGGTGAAACACATGGAGAAACTGAAGGACCCGATCCAAtggatgtaaaaaataaaacagaagaggCAATAGGATCACTTCCTAGGGAGTTGAACCAAGAAATAGAAGTTGACAATCTTGTTCATACAAGACCAACTTAA
- the slf2 gene encoding SMC5-SMC6 complex localization factor protein 2 isoform X6 translates to MNPSQMPNQLSQPLPKRVLSRQSPGLFQRDRLGPHQHSSHHLGQIHPSDSPVNVGNPTNWPHHMSKDRLGPPQHSAQPPGPFCTSHCEPVSPSDIDMSLNSPQPSPPGIFHHASPQFMTDISNYTLSLHIRREELSEAKARLSHSGNKNVIKYQESNKAQSSDMRSPVPTAQLHMRQDQQHKETPSSEKLIPGVNCSSQKRRREFEDCDNNAKKLCHLGGKSGKAQTPKPTVNNSVRTLPVSPSKHSSAIELPCETRDNHQRSESSKFKTTQSSCASLSLKPCLKGRPSIGAKQAYISSTQDQILKLKEFTSPSLPIEESFKKRAEENNRKTKLRFSLSAEVPQRLSHSLSHEHSNSVSPVKTESRKTDSIPPKLASNPNSCNGRTVERNKIARPRRPVVIPVDTDELFAPDPMTYVVSAAHKSAKPKKEGGTIKSPTSEKSCSSSTAVTGPMCRKTPESSFTHAEDTKISSSAGNTHFVSPTVTLERLKLENAISFCSKDRELKNGCITSSGRRLKEESVKSGGKRSLKADTTASERTQVSHGSQSPSLERQESEKNRKQENEEDAVDVELDLDLSFSLDLDVTQSSHGSEEGSLLSLQEMMKHVTKLPDTPEKGAFSEPSTPGHHSSQLKSPLPSSTKPGVYKNNLDQMLKEINTNKKAKDIEVQLLTACQEDLLRIAEYETEEKLEEGISTEQQEFLQRYSLTSSAIRDVPPGEPVFNMEKFGQIFNQDTLQLRQCMVTPEGTTKNTLLWSSPAQLRLHVMIGLFQEAYNCCSPCPAQITRFLFKMMSVHSERLVSKKILQALCDIACTAVNQIVKNESQQFKVWVPSLADVTLVLMNMGVAFVTLFPFENLQPPFTEGDLLEDISIQCDSASSNEEQRTVPEHNYNNILKYLSFCFGLNPRAYSDDELLLLLTVLGKVCLDTQLILQSSVELFSLQYKIVNNIRDWDTMLPRICLALTDLTKDHHNMCLLVQLLPDNTRGRQLRQHLSLSMISKLLDGKCTSRPGGKQFKLSMLRRYLPSMQPSALLRSMLSSYSMTQNDKVDMATLDQQSYYLCYSLLTLTNEASNFQFFPAHQKGQLLSLCSELETHIKCDIRESEKCLYRSKVKDLVARIDTKWQMVLQKIKPLHGKLYDYWQPPSVDTMVSSQEEHDSGDGEGVVILENKQVEETNEAEENEVLIIAEEEQNIVLGETHGETEGPDPMDVKNKTEEAIGSLPRELNQEIEVDNLVHTRPT, encoded by the exons ATGAACCCCTCTCAGATGCCTAACCAGCTTTCTCAACCACTACCCAAGAGAGTGTTGTCACGTCAGAGCCCTGGGCTGTTCCAAAGGGACAGATTGGGTCCACATCAGCATTCTTCTCATCACCTGGGACAAATCCATCCATCAGACAGCCCAGTTAATGTTGGAAACCCAACAAATTGGCCCCATCACATGTCAAAGGACCGACTGGGTCCACCACAGCACTCTGCTCAACCCCCCGGGCCCTTCTGCACATCACATTGTGAGCCAGTCAGCCCATCTGACATTGACATGTCATTGAATAGCCCACAGCCCTCGCCTCCTGGTATCTTTCACCATGCTTCCCCTCAGTTTATGACAGATATAAGCAATTACACGTTGTCCTTACACATCAGGAGAGAGGAATTATCTGAAGCCAAGGCCAGGTTGTCTCATTCAGGAAACAAAAACGTCATCAAGTATCAAGAATCAAACAAG GCTCAATCCAGTGACATGAGGAGTCCCGTACCAACTGCCCAGCTGCACATGCGCCAG GACCAGCAACATAAAGAAACGCCTTCAAGTGAAAAGTTGATTCCAG GAGTCAACTGCTCATCACAGAAGAGGCGCAGAGAGTTTGAGGACTGTGACAACAATGCCAAGAAACTGTGTCATCTGGGTGGAAAATCTGGAAAAGCACAGACTCCAAAACCAACCGTTAACAACTCAGTCAGAACTTTACCAGTGTCTCCATCGAAGCATTCTTCAGCCATAGAACTGCCATGTGAAACACGAGATAACCATCAGCGCTCAGAGTCTTCCAAATTTAAAACTACCCAGTCATCCTGTGCATCACTGTCACTCAAACCTTGTCTTAAGGGACGACCCTCAATCGGGGCAAAGCAGGCATATATAAGTTCCACTCAGGATCAAATTCTGAAGTTAAAAGAATTTACGTCGCCTTCACTGCCCATtgaagaaagttttaaaaaaagagcagaggaaaacaatagAAAGACTAAATTGCGCTTTTCATTGTCCGCTGAGGTTCCCCAAAGGCTCTCTCATAGTTTATCTCATGAGCACAGCAACTCAGTTTCACCAGTCAAGACAGAGAGCAGAAAGACGGACAGTATCCCTCCCAAATTAGCAtcaaacccaaattcatgtaaTGGTCGCACAGTAGAACGAAATAAAATTGCCCGCCCGCGAAGACCTGTTGTAATCCCTGTTGATACAGATGAGCTCTTCGCCCCAGATCCCATGACTTACGTAGTCAGTGCTGCTCATAAGAGTGCAAAGCCCAAGAAAGAGGGGGGAACGATTAAATCACCTACCTCAGAGAAAAGTTGTTCATCCAGCACTGCAGTAACTGGACCCATGTGTCGCAAAACTCCAGAAAGTAGTTTTACTCATGCAGAGGACACTAAAATCTCTTCTTCGGCAGGTAACACACACTTTGTCTCGCCCACTGTAACTTTAGAACGATTAAAACTTGAAAATGCGATCTCCTTTTGTTCTAAAGATAGGGAACTCAAAAATGGTTGTATCACCTCCTCAGGTAGGAGGCTCAAAGAAGAGTCTGTTAAATCTGGTGGGAAACGCAGCTTAAAGGCTGACACTACTGCTTCCGAACGAACGCAGGTTTCCCATGGTTCTCAGTCTCCATCACTGGAGAGGCAGGAAAGTGAGAAGAATAGAAAGCAGGAAAATGAAGAGGACGCCGTAGATGTGGAACTGGACCTCGACCTGAGCTTTTCATTAGATCTGGATGTAACCCAGAGCTCTCATGGCAGTGAGGAGGGGTCACTGCTGTCCTTGCAGGAGATGATGAAGCATGTCACCAAGCTTCCAGATACACCAGAGAAGGGAGCCTTCTCAGAGCCGAGTACACCTGGACATCACAGCAGCCAGTTAAAATCT CCATTACCATCCTCCACAAAGCCAGGTGTCTACAAAAACAATCTCGATCAAATGCTGAAGGAAATAAACACCAATAAAAA AGCGAAAGACATTGAGGTACAGCTTCTGACTGCATGTCAAGAGGACCTATTGCGAATAGCTGAATATGAGACCGAGGAGAAACTGGAAGAGGGCATCTCCACTGAACAACA GGAATTTCTGCAGCGCTACTCGCTGACGTCGAGTGCAATCAGGGATGTGCCCCCTGGAGAACCGGTGTTCAACATGGAGAAATTTGGTCAAATCTTCAACCAGGACACACTGCAGCTCCGACAATGCATGGTGACTCCGGAGGGGACAACAAAGAACACACTTCTATG GTCCAGTCCTGCTCAACTGAGGTTGCATGTGATGATTGGATTGTTCCAAGAAGCTTACAACTGTTGCTCACCCTGTCCAGCTCAGATTACCCGTTTCCTGTTCAAG ATGATGTCTGTCCATAGTGAGAGGCTGGTATCCAAAAAGATACTGCAGGCTCTCTGTGATATCGCCTGCACTGCTGTTAATCAGATAG TGAAAAATGAAAGCCAGCAGTTTAAAGTGTGGGTTCCCAGTTTGGCTGATGTGACACTGGTCCTAATGAATATGGGAGTTGCTTTTGTGACTCTCTTCCCATTTGAGAATCTGCAACCTCCATTTACAGAAGGAGATTTGCT gGAGGACATTTCTATCCAATGTGACAGTGCTTCCAGCAACGAGGAACAGAGAACTGTCCCCgaacacaactacaacaacatcTTGAAG TACTTGTCTTTCTGTTTCGGCCTGAATCCACGGGCGTACAGCGACGACGAGCTGCTCCTGCTGTTAACTGTGCTGGGAAAGGTGTGCCTCGACACACAGCTCATCCTCCAGTCCAGTGTGGAGCTGTTTTCTCTACAGTATAAAATTGTCAACAACATCAGGGACTGGGACACTATG CTGCCCAGAATCTGCCTGGCCCTTACTGATCTGactaaagaccaccacaacatGTGTCTGCTCGTCCAACTGCTGCCTGACAACACACGTGGGAG GCAGCTGCGTCAACATCTGAGCCTGTCTATGATCTCTAAGCTGCTGGATGGAAAATGCACCTCCAGACCTGGAGGAAAACAATTTAAG CTCTCCATGCTGAGGCGATACCTTCCCTCTATGCAACCATCAGCCCTACTCCGAAGCATGCTGAGCTCCTACAGCATGACTCAGAACGATAAGGTGGACATGGCCACACTTGACCAACAG TCCTACTACCTCTGCTATAGCCTTCTGACATTGACGAATGAAGCTTCCAACTTTCAGTTCTTCCCAGCCCATCAGAAG GGGCAGCTCCTCTCCCTGTGCTCTGAGCTTGAAACGCATATTAAGTGTGACatcagagagagcgagaaatgTCTTTACCGGAGCAAA GTAAAGGATCTAGTGGCCAGGATCGACACCAAGTGGCAGATGGTGCTTCAGAAGATCAAGCCTCTCCAT GGCAAGCTGTATGATTACTGGCAACCTCCTTCTGTGGATACAATGGTCAGTAGCCAAGAAGAGCACGacagtggtgatggagagggAGTTGTGATTTTGGAGAATAAACAAGTGGAAGAAACCAATGAAGCTGAAGAGAATGAGGTCCTAATAATcgctgaggaggagcagaacaTTGTACTTGGTGAAACACATGGAGAAACTGAAGGACCCGATCCAAtggatgtaaaaaataaaacagaagaggCAATAGGATCACTTCCTAGGGAGTTGAACCAAGAAATAGAAGTTGACAATCTTGTTCATACAAGACCAACTTAA